One genomic segment of uncultured Desulfobacter sp. includes these proteins:
- the nifJ gene encoding pyruvate:ferredoxin (flavodoxin) oxidoreductase: MKKRMQTIDGNTAATHVAYAMSEVAAIYPITPSSPLGEIADSWASQGRKNIFGQILDIKQMQSEAGAAGAVHGSLAAGALTSTFTASQGLLLKIPNMYKISGELLPCVFHVTARSISAHALSIFGDHQDVMAARQTGFAMLASCSVQEAQDLALVAHLATMDARVPFLHFYDGFRTSHEIQKIEMIDYEDMASLFNYDAYWAFKARAMNPEHPDTRGTAQNPDIYFQGREATNSFYLKVPAIVKQYMKKVGDLTGRHYQPFDYVGDPEADRVIVAMGSSCEAIEETIEKLNAMGQRLGLIKVRLYRPFDIQEFLRTVPSSVETLTVLDRTKEPGAIGEPLYQDVCTAFMEYGEGPRIIGGRYGLSSKEFNPSMVKAVYDNMKAMSPKNHFTVGIIDDVTHTSLDVEKGFDAAPEGTICAKFWGLGSDGTVGANQSAIAIIGDNTDKYAQGYFAYDSKKSGGLTVSHLRFGDVKIKSTYLIESSDFVACHKSNYVEIYDVLSGLKEGGTFLLNSEWSTIADLEKHIPGHVRRTIYEKKLNFYNIDAVKIAGEVGLGNRINMIMQTCFFNLANVLPVEQAIDLLKADIKKMFGKKGDAIVNMNIEAVDKTLDNLVKVDVPESWKDAVDQPKIEEPATPFVENVMRKINAQEGDDLPVSAFSVDGVFEAGTAQYEKRGVAINVPEWIPENCIQCNQCAFVCPHAAIIPILATGDELKDAPASFATVDAKGKGMDQFKFRIQVNPLDCQGCGNCADICPAKTKALVMKSLASQVDVEKENHKFSLTVPFKTDVMKRDTLKGSQLWKPLFEFSGACSGCGETPYVKLITQLFGERMTIANATGCSSIWGASAPSMPYCTNADGQGPAWASSLFEDAAEYGYGMLLATKSRRKTLAAKMEKAIEQGVSDDIKAAMEGWIAGMDNLEESKKYGDDLKRLLKDASSGILKEIHDEDDLFVKKSHWVFGGDGWAYDIGFGGVDHVLASGDDINILVLDTEVYSNTGGQSSKATPTGAIAKYAASGKKIGKKDMARMMMSYGYIYVATISMGANKNQTLKAILEAESYPGPSLIIAYAPCINQGIKKGMGKTQEEMKLAVESGYWPIFRFNPQLTHEGKNPFTLDSKQPDGTLQEFLSGEVRFAALEKSFPDESKRLRAALGEEVEEKYAMLKMMADAGKKESDADKEE; the protein is encoded by the coding sequence ATGAAAAAAAGAATGCAGACCATTGACGGGAATACTGCGGCAACCCATGTGGCATACGCCATGAGCGAAGTGGCAGCAATTTACCCGATCACACCTTCCAGCCCTTTGGGCGAAATTGCAGACTCCTGGGCCTCCCAGGGAAGAAAAAACATTTTTGGGCAGATCCTGGACATCAAGCAGATGCAGTCCGAGGCCGGTGCTGCCGGTGCTGTCCATGGCTCCCTTGCAGCAGGTGCTTTGACTTCCACCTTTACAGCCTCCCAGGGACTGTTGCTCAAGATACCCAATATGTACAAGATCTCAGGTGAACTGCTTCCCTGTGTTTTTCATGTAACCGCCCGTTCCATTTCCGCTCACGCCCTGTCCATCTTCGGCGACCACCAGGATGTTATGGCAGCCAGACAGACCGGATTTGCCATGCTGGCCTCCTGCTCTGTTCAGGAAGCCCAGGACCTGGCCCTTGTGGCGCATCTTGCAACCATGGATGCCCGGGTGCCGTTCCTCCATTTTTATGACGGGTTCAGAACCTCCCATGAAATTCAAAAAATTGAAATGATTGATTACGAGGACATGGCATCCCTGTTCAACTATGACGCTTACTGGGCATTCAAGGCCAGGGCTATGAATCCTGAACACCCCGATACCCGTGGAACCGCCCAGAATCCGGATATCTATTTCCAGGGCAGGGAAGCAACCAACTCCTTTTACCTCAAAGTTCCTGCTATTGTTAAACAATATATGAAAAAGGTCGGCGATCTTACCGGACGCCATTATCAGCCCTTTGATTATGTGGGTGACCCTGAAGCGGATCGAGTTATTGTTGCCATGGGTTCGAGCTGTGAAGCCATTGAAGAGACCATTGAAAAACTCAATGCCATGGGCCAACGTTTAGGGTTGATAAAAGTACGTTTATACAGACCCTTTGACATTCAAGAATTTTTGCGTACCGTGCCGTCGTCCGTGGAGACCCTGACAGTGCTTGACAGAACCAAGGAACCCGGTGCCATTGGCGAACCCTTGTACCAGGATGTCTGCACCGCCTTTATGGAATATGGAGAAGGACCCCGGATCATCGGCGGTCGTTACGGACTCTCCTCAAAGGAATTCAATCCCTCCATGGTTAAAGCCGTGTATGACAACATGAAGGCCATGTCCCCGAAAAATCATTTTACGGTGGGGATTATCGACGACGTTACCCATACCTCACTGGACGTGGAAAAAGGTTTTGACGCCGCTCCGGAAGGCACTATCTGCGCTAAATTCTGGGGCCTTGGTTCCGACGGAACCGTGGGCGCCAACCAGTCTGCCATCGCCATCATCGGTGACAACACAGACAAATATGCCCAGGGCTATTTTGCCTATGACTCCAAAAAATCCGGTGGCCTGACCGTTTCCCATCTGCGTTTTGGCGATGTAAAAATCAAAAGTACCTATTTGATTGAATCCTCGGATTTTGTAGCCTGTCACAAATCCAATTACGTGGAGATCTACGATGTTCTTAGCGGGCTGAAAGAGGGCGGCACGTTCCTGCTTAATTCTGAATGGTCCACCATTGCAGATTTAGAAAAACATATCCCGGGGCATGTGCGGCGCACCATATATGAGAAGAAACTGAATTTTTACAACATTGACGCCGTAAAAATTGCCGGTGAAGTGGGGCTTGGTAACCGCATCAACATGATCATGCAGACCTGCTTTTTCAATCTTGCCAATGTGCTTCCGGTGGAACAGGCCATTGACTTGCTGAAAGCCGATATCAAAAAAATGTTTGGTAAAAAGGGCGATGCCATAGTCAACATGAATATTGAGGCTGTGGACAAAACCCTGGATAACCTGGTGAAAGTGGATGTGCCCGAATCCTGGAAAGACGCCGTTGACCAGCCCAAAATCGAGGAACCTGCCACACCCTTTGTGGAAAATGTTATGCGCAAGATCAATGCCCAGGAAGGCGATGATCTGCCGGTATCCGCCTTTTCCGTGGATGGCGTGTTTGAAGCAGGTACAGCCCAGTATGAAAAACGCGGGGTGGCAATAAACGTACCCGAGTGGATTCCCGAAAACTGCATCCAGTGCAACCAGTGTGCCTTTGTATGCCCCCATGCCGCCATTATTCCTATTTTGGCAACAGGTGATGAACTCAAAGACGCCCCGGCATCCTTTGCCACCGTTGACGCCAAAGGCAAGGGCATGGATCAGTTTAAATTCAGAATCCAGGTCAACCCTCTTGACTGCCAGGGTTGCGGTAACTGTGCGGATATCTGCCCGGCCAAGACAAAAGCCCTTGTAATGAAATCCCTGGCATCCCAGGTGGACGTGGAAAAAGAAAATCACAAATTTTCTTTGACCGTTCCATTCAAGACAGATGTCATGAAGCGGGATACCCTCAAGGGAAGCCAGTTGTGGAAACCGCTGTTTGAATTCTCCGGCGCATGCTCAGGCTGCGGCGAAACCCCGTATGTAAAATTGATCACCCAGCTTTTTGGCGAGAGAATGACCATTGCCAATGCCACGGGCTGCTCCTCCATCTGGGGCGCATCTGCACCCTCTATGCCCTATTGCACCAATGCCGACGGCCAGGGTCCTGCCTGGGCATCTTCCCTGTTTGAGGATGCTGCCGAATACGGTTACGGTATGCTGCTGGCCACAAAATCCAGGCGCAAAACCCTGGCTGCAAAAATGGAAAAGGCCATTGAGCAGGGAGTTTCCGATGATATTAAAGCGGCCATGGAAGGCTGGATCGCCGGCATGGACAATCTTGAAGAGTCCAAAAAATACGGTGACGATCTTAAGCGTCTGCTTAAAGATGCCTCCTCCGGCATTCTTAAAGAGATCCATGATGAAGATGATCTGTTCGTGAAAAAATCTCATTGGGTCTTTGGCGGTGACGGCTGGGCCTATGATATTGGTTTCGGCGGCGTGGATCATGTACTGGCATCCGGGGATGATATTAATATCCTGGTGCTGGATACCGAAGTTTACTCCAACACGGGCGGGCAGTCCTCCAAGGCCACACCCACCGGTGCCATTGCCAAATATGCCGCATCAGGAAAGAAAATCGGGAAAAAAGATATGGCCCGGATGATGATGAGCTATGGGTATATCTATGTTGCAACTATCTCCATGGGAGCCAACAAGAATCAGACGCTTAAGGCGATTTTGGAAGCTGAAAGCTATCCCGGACCCTCCCTGATCATCGCCTATGCCCCATGCATCAACCAGGGCATCAAAAAAGGCATGGGCAAAACCCAGGAGGAAATGAAATTGGCTGTTGAATCCGGTTACTGGCCCATTTTCCGGTTCAATCCCCAGCTTACCCATGAAGGTAAAAATCCCTTTACCCTTGACTCCAAACAACCCGACGGCACCCTGCAGGAGTTTTTGAGCGGTGAAGTGCGGTTTGCGGCCCTGGAAAAAAGCTTCCCCGACGAGTCCAAACGTTTAAGGGCAGCCCTTGGAGAAGAAGTTGAGGAAAAATATGCCATGCTTAAAATGATGGCAGATGCTGGTAAAAAAGAATCAGATGCCGACAAAGAAGAATAA